From Salvia splendens isolate huo1 chromosome 3, SspV2, whole genome shotgun sequence, a single genomic window includes:
- the LOC121796365 gene encoding transcription factor bHLH68-like isoform X1, protein MNEGILPLHQMAAAAASSRGLQNHSAPPLPPWPPSQEFPESWSQLVLGFGGEEDKALGIDPAAYLESTVAKSTGMCTDGLGFSNKSSEIFMKGATKKSKMNPTTSAQSGIKVRKEKLGDRITALHQLVSPFGKTDTASVLLEAIGYIRFLQRQIEALSIPYLATGSHSQTVKRESGSCLFPEDPGQLLNESQRKRKAVSEEECEEEVKKDLKSRGLCLVPLSCTVDFGSENGADYWAPSFAGNFY, encoded by the exons ATGAATGAAGGGATTCTTCCTCTGCATCAAatggccgccgccgccgcctcctcccgCGGCTTGCAAAATCACTCAGCCCCGCCGCTCCCGCCGTGGCCTCCCTCTCAGGAATTTCCAGAGTCATGGAGCCAACTAGTCTT AGGGTTTGGTGGAGAAGAGGATAAGGCACTTGGGATTGACCCGGCGGCGTATCTTGAATCCACGGTGGCAAAATCTACGGGCATGTGCACCGACGGGCTCGGTTTCTCTAACAAATCATCTGAG ATTTTTATGAAGGGTGCTACCAAGAAATCGAAGATGAATCCAACAACTTCAGCTCAGTCTGGCATCAAG gtGAGGAAAGAAAAACTGGGGGACAGGATTACAGCCCTTCACCAACTAGTGTCCCCATTCGGCAAG ACTGACACAGCTTCTGTGTTGCTGGAAGCAATTGGATACATTAGATTCCTTCAACGTCAAATTGAG GCCTTAAGCATTCCGTACTTAGCCACTGGATCCCACTCACAAACT GTTAAAAGGGAGAGTGGGAGTTGTCTTTTCCCTGAGGACCCTGGCCAG CTTCTGAATGAGAGCCAGAGGAAAAGGAAAGCTGTTTCTGAAGAG GAATGTGAAGAAGAGGTGAAGAAGGATTTGAAGAGCAGAGGGCTGTGCTTGGTTCCATTATCATGCACAGTTGATTTTGGGAGTGAGAATGGAGCTGATTATTGGGCTCCATCATTTGCTgggaatttttattaa
- the LOC121796314 gene encoding protein NRT1/ PTR FAMILY 1.2-like — protein MENSEIAEKGERRKGGLITMPFIIANEAFEKIAAYGLMPNMILYLVGSYHFSVARGTNALFIWNATSNFMPVVGAFLSDSYFGRFLVISVATVIVLLGLIVLWLTAIIHSARPPPCDPRLGNCAKPDAGQYAFLFAAFALLSIGAGGVRPCSLAFGADQYDDPGNPNNQKVLLTFFNWYYASVGVSLMVALTVVVYIQNEFGWIIGFGVPVGLMLFACVMFFLGSRLYVKVKPNNSLLTGLAQVVAAAWRKRRHRGGEECKYYHLKGSKLVEPSQRLCFFNKACIIINSEKEVNPEGSPSDPWRLCTVMQVEVLKSLIDLVPVWSAGIMIAVLINQHSFPVIQALTLDRTLAGNFKIPPGSFGIFSVIALTLWVVLYDRAIVPRLTKYTKNPRGIGVRARIGLGLFISCLATATAALVERKRRAAALRQGLQNNPKAQVDMTAMWLVPQHALTGLSEALNAIGQIELYYSQFPKSMGSIAVALFALGMAVGNMAGSVIVSVVDSVSRRGGGESWVADNVNKGHYDYYYWVLTILSVVNLMYFILLSRFYTCFEKEKVWDSNVIEDDDEAKPKHDLSTHFST, from the exons ATGGAGAATTCAGAGATAGCTGAGAAGGGTGAAAGGCGTAAGGGAGGCCTCATCACCATGCCTTTTATCATAg CAAATGAAGCATTTGAGAAGATTGCAGCATATGGGCTTATGCCAAACATGATTCTATATTTGGTTGGATCCTATCATTTCAGCGTGGCCAGAGGAACGAACGCATTGTTCATATGGAACGCGACCTCCAACTTCATGCCGGTGGTCGGAGCTTTTCTCTCCGACTCCTATTTTGGAAGATTCCTCGTGATTTCTGTTGCGACGGTCATTGTTCTCTTG GGTCTAATAGTACTATGGCTAACCGCCATAATCCACTCGGCCCGGCCACCCCCATGCGACCCCCGCCTCGGGAACTGTGCGAAGCCGGACGCGGGCCAATACGCCTTCCTCTTCGCGGCCTTCGCCCTCCTGTCCATCGGGGCGGGCGGCGTGAGGCCGTGCTCGTTGGCTTTCGGGGCCGACCAGTACGACGACCCCGGAAACCCCAACAACCAGAAGGTCCTCCTGACCTTCTTCAACTGGTACTACGCCTCGGTCGGGGTCTCCCTCATGGTGGCCCTCACCGTCGTCGTCTACATCCAAAACGAGTTCGGGTGGATCATCGGGTTCGGGGTCCCCGTGGGCCTCATGCTCTTCGCCTGCGTCATGTTCTTCCTGGGCTCCAGGCTCTATGTCAAGGTCAAGCCCAACAACAGCCTGTTGACGGGCCTGGCCCAAGTGGTGGCGGCCGCGTGGAGGAAGCGCCGCCACCGTGGTGGGGAGGAGTGTAAGTATTACCACTTGAAGGGGTCTAAGCTTGTTGAGCCGTCGCAAAGACTTTG CTTCTTTAACAAAGCCTGCATCATAATCAACTCTGAGAAAGAGGTGAACCCAGAAGGCTCGCCGTCGGATCCATGGAGGCTCTGCACCGTGATGCAGGTGGAGGTGCTGAAATCCCTCATCGACTTGGTCCCGGTCTGGTCGGCCGGGATCATGATCGCGGTGCTCATAAACCAGCACTCCTTCCCGGTGATCCAAGCCCTCACACTAGACCGAACCCTAGCCGGAAACTTCAAGATTCCCCCGGGCTCGTTCGGCATCTTCTCCGTCATCGCCCTCACGTTGTGGGTCGTGCTCTACGACCGGGCCATCGTCCCTCGTCTCACCAAATACACGAAAAACCCTCGTGGCATCGGCGTCAGGGCCCGCATCGGACTTGGGCTCTTCATCTCGTGCCTCGCCACCGCCACTGCCGCCCTGGTCGAGCGGAAGCGGAGGGCCGCGGCCCTCCGCCAGGGACTCCAAAATAACCCTAAGGCACAG GTGGACATGACCGCAATGTGGCTAGTGCCGCAGCATGCACTGACTGGATTGTCGGAGGCCCTAAACGCCATAGGGCAAATCGAGCTTTATTACTCGCAGTTCCCAAAGAGCATGGGAAGCATTGCGGTGGCACTCTTCGCGCTAGGCATGGCCGTGGGGAATATGGCCGGGAGTGTGATAGTGAGCGTAGTGGATTCCGTTTCTCGACGAGGCGGCGGTGAAAGCTGGGTCGCAGATAATGTCAACAAAGGGCACTACGACTATTACTATTGGGTCCTCACGATCTTAAGTGTCGTGAATTTGATGTATTTCATCCTTTTAAGCCGATTCTACACGTGCTTCGAGAAAGAGAAAGTTTGGGATTCAAATGTGATAGAGGATGACGACGAGGCCAAACCCAAACACGACTTGTCTACACATTTCTCTACATAG
- the LOC121796365 gene encoding transcription factor bHLH68-like isoform X2, whose translation MNEGILPLHQMAAAAASSRGLQNHSAPPLPPWPPSQEFPESWSQLVLGFGGEEDKALGIDPAAYLESTVAKSTGMCTDGLGFSNKSSEGATKKSKMNPTTSAQSGIKVRKEKLGDRITALHQLVSPFGKTDTASVLLEAIGYIRFLQRQIEALSIPYLATGSHSQTVKRESGSCLFPEDPGQLLNESQRKRKAVSEEECEEEVKKDLKSRGLCLVPLSCTVDFGSENGADYWAPSFAGNFY comes from the exons ATGAATGAAGGGATTCTTCCTCTGCATCAAatggccgccgccgccgcctcctcccgCGGCTTGCAAAATCACTCAGCCCCGCCGCTCCCGCCGTGGCCTCCCTCTCAGGAATTTCCAGAGTCATGGAGCCAACTAGTCTT AGGGTTTGGTGGAGAAGAGGATAAGGCACTTGGGATTGACCCGGCGGCGTATCTTGAATCCACGGTGGCAAAATCTACGGGCATGTGCACCGACGGGCTCGGTTTCTCTAACAAATCATCTGAG GGTGCTACCAAGAAATCGAAGATGAATCCAACAACTTCAGCTCAGTCTGGCATCAAG gtGAGGAAAGAAAAACTGGGGGACAGGATTACAGCCCTTCACCAACTAGTGTCCCCATTCGGCAAG ACTGACACAGCTTCTGTGTTGCTGGAAGCAATTGGATACATTAGATTCCTTCAACGTCAAATTGAG GCCTTAAGCATTCCGTACTTAGCCACTGGATCCCACTCACAAACT GTTAAAAGGGAGAGTGGGAGTTGTCTTTTCCCTGAGGACCCTGGCCAG CTTCTGAATGAGAGCCAGAGGAAAAGGAAAGCTGTTTCTGAAGAG GAATGTGAAGAAGAGGTGAAGAAGGATTTGAAGAGCAGAGGGCTGTGCTTGGTTCCATTATCATGCACAGTTGATTTTGGGAGTGAGAATGGAGCTGATTATTGGGCTCCATCATTTGCTgggaatttttattaa
- the LOC121796377 gene encoding peroxiredoxin-2, which yields MAPIAVGDVIPDGTLAYFDDQDQLQSVSVHTLAAGKKVVLFAVPGAFTPTCSMKHVPGFIEKADELKSKGVEEILCVSVNDPFVMKAWAKTYPDNKHVKFLADGSGTYTKSLGVELDLSDKGLGIRSRRFALLVEDLKVKAANIESGGEFTVSSADDILKAL from the exons ATGGCGCCGATTGCTGTAGGTGACGTTATTCCCGATGGTACCCTTGCCTACTTCGACGATCAGGATCAGCTCCAGAGCGTCTCCGTCCACACGCTCGCTGCCGGCAAGAAGGTCGTCCTTTTCGCCGTTCCCGGGGCCTTCACTCCCACCTGCAG CATGAAGCACGTACCGGGGTTCATTGAGAAGGCGGATGAATTGAAATCCAAGGGCGTCGAAGAAATCTTGTGCGTCAGTG TGAATGATCCATTTGTGATGAAGGCTTGGGCCAAGACTTACCCTGACAACAAGCATGTCAAGTTCTTGGCCGATGGCTCGGGAACTTACACTAAGTCCCTCGGCGTCGAGCTCGACCTCAGTGACAAGGGGCTCGGCATTCGGTCCAGGAGGTTCGCTCTTTTGGTCGAGGATCTTAAGGTTAAGGCTGCTAATATTGAGTCAGGAGGTGAGTTCACCGTCTCTAGCGCGGATGATATCCTCAAGGCTCTTTAA
- the LOC121796298 gene encoding polyprotein of EF-Ts, chloroplastic-like has product MSVFTGDHSLVHCKMASLTPSSTNISLTQAVAFTTKKSNILSRRSILRNVNKHTLPLSTSIRLFPQFHIGCVLRPKQRTLAVYASGTDVAVEEADLSSETSGESSAVPETSPVKSQRSRPARKSDMPPVKNEELIAGATFTGKVRSIQPFGAFVDFGAFTDGLIHVSQLSDSYVKDVASVVSVGQEVTVRLVEANMETGRISLSMRADDSSRAQQQRESPGGSDKSRPPRRTGQNSDQRREDSKKFSKFVKGQDLEGTVKNLTRAGAFISLPDGEEGFLPQSEENDGGFGTIMGVTSLEIGQEVSVRVLRLSRGKVTLTMKKDEDVKEVDSKLQGTMHTATNPFVLAFRSNEAIASFLDERESEKQQFEEAEEIAKGTDDVTDKETPNTADDIKAEVEEKSEETDSSSATDDNEVTAAIDTEEIAKDADDGSSHTEDQVTDELSQTETKEDNDGEVSGEESVVSSQIVEEAKESIVDDETIKDELADTEQQLSGVLTNQTTPDVTDEETPNAADDIKAEVEEKSEETDSSSVTQDNEVTAVIYPVGSDSSSAETESGDLEAKPTESPITISDNLGADIAVNGVENQTSGDSQPNGDASSSSEQSSNDSPKEAIVKAAVPPALVKQLREETGAGMMDCKRALSEAGGDIEKAYEYLRKKGLASADKKSSRATAEGRIGSYIHDSRIGVLIEVNCETDFVARGDIFKELVEDLAMQVAACPQVQYLSPEDVSQEFVDKEKEIEMQKEDLLSKPEQIRSKIVEGRIKKRLEELALLEQPFIKDDKVVVKDWVKQTIATIGENIKVKRFIRYNLGEGLEKKSQDFAAEVAAQTAAKPVSTSTIPKPAAAETKETIQEPPKAAVSAALVKQLREETGAGMMDCKKALSETGGDLEKAHEYLRKKGLAAADKKSSRIAAEGRIGSYIHDSRIGVLIEVNCETDFVGRSENFKELVEDLAMQVAACPQVQYVSVEDVPESIVAKEKELEMQREDLQSKPESIREKIVDGRIAKRLGELALLEQAYIKNDTMLVKDLVKQTVATLGENIKVRRFARFTLGETRDAVAEEQA; this is encoded by the exons ATGAGTGTTTTTACTGGTGATCACTCCCTCGTGCACTGCAAAATGGCTTCTTTAACCCCGAGCTCCACAAACATTTCACTCACTCAAGCTGTTGCCTTCACAACAAAGAAAAGCAACATCTTGTCTAGACGTAGCATCTTGCGGAATGTCAACAAACACACATTGCCTCTCTCAACATCGATCAGATTGTTTCCCCAGTTTCATATTGGGTGTGTACTAAGGCCCAAGCAGAGGACTCTTGCGGTATATGCTTCTGGTACAGATGTTGCTGTAGAGGAAGCAGATTTGTCTTCAGAAACCAGTGGGGAGTCATCTGCTGTGCCTGAAACAAGTCCTGTTAAGTCTCAACGTTCGAGGCCTGCTAGAAAGAGTGACATGCCGCCTGTGAAGAATGAGGAACTTATTGCAGGAGCAACTTTTACTGGAAAAGTTAGATCTATCCAGCCATTTGGTGCTTTCGTTGATTTTGGTGCTTTTACTGATGGGCTCATTCATGTCTCTCAATTAAGTGATAGCTATGTGAAGGATGTTGCTAGCGTTGTTTCTGTTGGGCAAGAGGTGACAGTGAGATTAGTAGAGGCGAACATGGAAACAGGCCGAATATCCTTGAGCATGCGTGCAGATGACTCCAGCAGGGCTCAACAGCAAAGAGAATCTCCAGGTGGCAGCGATAAATCCAGACCTCCCAGACGGACTGGCCAAAATTCCGATCAGAGAAGAGAAGATTCAAAGAAGTTCTCAAAGTTCGTTAAAGGCCAAGATCTGGAGGGAACCGTCAAAAATCTAACTAGAGCTGGTGCTTTTATTTCTCTTCCTGATGGTGAGGAAGGATTTCTGCCTCAGTCTGAGGAAAACGACGGGGGGTTTGGGACCATTATGGGTGTCACTTCATTGGAAATAGGGCAAGAAGTCAGTGTCCGGGTTTTGCGTCTTTCTAGAGGGAAGGTAACGTTAACCATGAAAAAGGATGAAGATGTTAAGGAGGTGGATTCTAAGCTCCAGGGTACGATGCATACAGCGACTAACCCTTTTGTCCTAGCTTTCCGTAGCAATGAAGCCATTGCTTCCTTTTTAGATGAAAGGGAAAGTGAGAAGCAACAATTTGAGGAAGCAGAAGAAATTGCAAAGGGTACAGATGATGTTACTGACAAAGAAACACCAAACACAGCTGATGATATAAAAGCAGAAGTCGAAGAGAAAAGTGAAGAAACAGACAGCTCCTCCGCCACAGACGATAATGAAGTTACTGCAGCCATCGATACTGAGGAAATTGCAAAGGATGCAGATGATGGAAGTTCACATACTGAAGACCAAGTAACGGACGAACTTTCTCAAACTGAAACTAAAGAGGACAACGATGGTGAGGTATCTGGAGAAGAATCTGTTGTTTCTTCCCAGATTGTTGAAGAAGCTAAAGAGAGTATTGTTGATGATGAAACTATTAAAGATGAGTTAGCTGATACGGAACAGCAACTATCCGGTGTGTTAACTAATCAGACTACACCTGATGTTACTGACGAAGAAACACCAAACGCAGCTGATGATATAAAAGCAGAAGTCGAAGAAAAAAGTGAAGAAACAGACAGCTCTTCTGTCACACAAGATAATGAAGTTACTGCTGTCATCTATCCTGTGGGAAGTGACAGCTCAAGTGCGGAAACTGAGTCCGGGGATCTTGAAGCCAAACCTACAG AAAGTCCTATCACCATCAGTGACAATCTTGGAGCCGATATAGCTGTGAACGGTGTAGAAAACCAAACTTCTGGTGATTCTCAGCCAAATGGAGATGCCTCAAGTTCAAGTGAACAAAGTAGTAATGATTCACCTAAAGAAGCCATAGTAAAAG CTGCTGTACCACCAGCTCTAGTGAAGCAGTTGCGGGAGGAAACAGGCGCAGGAATGATGGACTGCAAAAGAGCTCTTTCCGAGGCTGGAGGAGACATTGAAAAGGCCTACGAGTACCTCCGCAAGAAAGGTTTAGCTAGTGCTGATAAGAAATCCAGTAGGGCCACGGCTGAGGGTAGAATCGGTTCATACATCCACGATAGCAGGATCGGTGTCCTGATAGAGGTGAACTGTGAGACGGATTTTGTTGCTCGAGGCGACATTTTCAAAGAACTAGTTGAGGACTTGGCCATGCAAGTTGCTGCATGCCCTCAAGTACAGTATCTTAGCCCCGAAGATGTATCACAAGAGTTTGTTGATAAGGAGAAAGAGATAGAAATGCAGAAGGAAGATCTGCTGTCGAAGCCAGAGCAGATTAGGTCGAAGATTGTTGAGGGCCGGATAAAGAAGAGGTTGGAAGAGCTTGCGTTACTGGAGCAGCCGTTTATTAAGGATGACAAGGTAGTGGTGAAGGACTGGGTGAAGCAGACCATTGCAACGATCGGAGAGAATATAAAAGTCAAGAGGTTCATCCGCTACAACCTCGGAGAaggtttagaaaagaaaagccAAGACTTTGCTGCAGAGGTGGCTGCCCAGACTGCAGCTAAACCAGTTTCAACTTCTACAATCCCGAAGCCTGCTGCTGCTGAGACGAAAGAAACTATACAGGA GCCTCCGAAGGCTGCAGTTTCTGCCGCGTTGGTTAAACAATTACGCGAGGAAACTGGAGCTGGAATGATGGACTGCAAGAAAGCTCTCTCGGAAACGGGGGGAGACCTTGAGAAGGCGCACGAGTACCTGAGGAAGAAGGGGCTTGCAGCAGCCGACAAAAAGTCAAGCCGGATTGCTGCTGAAGGCAGAATAGGATCCTACATTCACGACTCCCGCATTGGAGTTCTGATTGAAGTGAACTGTGAAACTGACTTTGTTGGCAGGagtgaaaatttcaaagaattgGTCGAAGATCTGGCGATGCAAGTCGCGGCCTGCCCGCAGGTGCAGTACGTGTCAGTCGAGGACGTCCCAGAAAGCATTGTGGCCAAAGAGAAGGAGCTGGAGATGCAGAGAGAAGACCTTCAGTCCAAACCCGAGAGCATACGAGAGAAGATTGTCGATGGAAGGATCGCGAAGAGGCTCGGAGAGCTGGCTCTTCTCGAGCAAGCCTACATTAAGAATGACACGATGCTCGTGAAGGACCTGGTGAAGCAAACAGTTGCTACGCTCGGGGAGAACATCAAAGTCAGGCGGTTTGCCCGTTTCACTCTTGGGGAGACGCGTGATGCAGTAGCCGAAGAGCAAGCGTGA